A single Drechmeria coniospora strain ARSEF 6962 chromosome 03, whole genome shotgun sequence DNA region contains:
- a CDS encoding flavocytochrome c, protein MAPRVIVVGGGLSGLSAAHTIYLAGGNVVVLDKQGFFGGNSTKATSGINGALTRTQVEHGIPDSVKQFYDDTLKSARDKARPDLIKVLTYKSAAAVEWLQDEFNLDLTLVSRLGGHSQPRTHRGHDAKFPGMAITYALMQRLEELAEAEPGRVEIIKKARVTSLNKQGNHVTGVTFEYDGESRSLDGPVVLATGGYAADFGEGSLLKQHRPDTFGLATTNGTHATGDGQKMVMAIGGNGIDMDKVQVHPTGLVDPKDPGSKWKFLAAEALRGEGGLLLNADGDRFCDELGHRDYVSGMMWKEKEKSKFPIRLVLNSKASKVLDFHTRHYSGRGLMKKMTGKELAREIGCTPEHLQKTFTTYNAIADGKQKDPWGKKFFHNMPLDVDDDFHVSVMEPVLHFTMGGIEINDKAQVLNQDQQPFDGLFACGELAGGVHGANRLGGSSLLGCVVYGRVAGDTASNYLFQRALQGTGASAAERLGQISLHLDPAAPNRVTVEWANGGQAAQLSTPTATPAAPAAQAAKAAGTKAFQIPDKEFTMEEVAKHNQKGDLWVVVKGVVMDLTNWLEEHPGGPNAIMNFMGRDATEEFEMLHDDEVIPKYAPDQVIGRVKGQKVTLEL, encoded by the exons ATGGCTCCGAGAGTGATTGTCGTTGGCGGTGGCC TCTCGGGCTTGAGTGCTGCGCATACCATctacctcgccggcggcaacgtcgtcgtcctcgacaagcaGG GCTTCTTCGGTGGCAACTCCACCAAGGCCACCTCAGGCATCAACGGTGCCCTGACCAGGACGCAGGTCGAGCACGGCATCCCCGACAGCGTCAAGCAGTTCTACGATGATACCCTAAAGTCGGCCCGCGACAAGGCCCGCCCCGACCTCATCAAGGTCCTCACCTACaagtccgccgccgccgtcgagtgGCTGCAGGACGAGTTCAACCTCGACCTCACCCTCGTCTCGCGGTTGGG CGGCCACTCGCAGCCCCGGACGCAccgcggccacgacgccaAGTTCCCCGGCATGGCCATCACCTACGCCCTCATGCAGCGTCTTGaggagctggccgaggccgagcccggccgcgtcgagaTCATCAAGAAGGCGCGCGTCACGAGCCTCAACAAGCAGGGCAACCACGTCACCGGCGTCACCTTCGAGTACGACGGCGAGTCCCGGTCGCTCGACggccccgtcgtcctcgccaccggcggcTACGCCGCCGACTTTGGCGAGGGCTCCCTCCTGAAGCAGCACCGCCCCGACACCTTCGGCCTCGCCACGACCAACGGCACCCACGccaccggcgacggccagaagatggtcatggccatcggcggcaacggcatcgacatggaCAAGGTCCAGGTCCACCccaccggcctcgtcgaccccAAGGACCCCGGCTCCAAGTGGaagttcctcgccgccgaggccctccgtggcgagggcggcctgctgctcaacgccgacggcgaccgcttctgcgacgagctcggccaccGCGACTACGTCTCGGGCATGATGtggaaggagaaggagaagagcAAGTTCCccatccgcctcgtcctcaaCTCCAAGGCCTCCAAGGTTCTCGACTTCCACACGCGCCACTACTCTGGCCGTGGCCTCATGAAGAAGATGACGGGTAAGGAGCTGGCCAGGGAGATCGGCTGCACCCCCGAGCACCTCCAGAAGACCTTCACCACCTACaacgccatcgccgacggcaagcaaAAGGACCCCTGGGGCAAGAAGTTCTTCCACAACATgcccctcgacgtcgacgacgacttccaCGTCTCCGTCATGGAGCCCGTCCTGCACTTCACCATGGGCGGCATCGAGATCAACGACAAGGCCCAGGTGCTGAACCAGGACCAGCAGCCCTTCGACGGCCTCTTCGCCTgcggcgagctggccggcggcgtccacgGCGCCAACCGTCTCGGCGGCTCCTCGCTGCTCGGCTGCGTCGTCtacggccgcgtcgccggcgacacGGCCAGCAACTACCTCTTCCAGCGCGCCCTCCAGGGCACCggcgcgtcggccgccgagcgtctCGGCCAGATATCGCTCCACCTCGATCCCGCCGCGCCCAAccgcgtcaccgtcgagtGGGCCAACGGTGGCCAGGCCGCCCAgctctcgacgccgaccgcgacgcccgccgcgcccgccgcccaggccgccaaggccgccgGCACCAAGGCCTTCCAGATCCCCGACAAGGAGTTCACCATGGAGGAGGTCGCCAAGCACAACCAGAAGGGCGACCTCTGGGTCGTCGTCAAGGGCGTCGTCATGGACCTCACCAACTGGCTCGAGGAGCACCCCGGCGGCCCCAACGCCATCATGAACTTCATGGGCCGCGACGCGACCGAGGAGTTTGAGATGctgcacgacgacgaggttaTCCCCAAGTACGCCCCGGATCAGGTCATCGGCCGCGTCAAGGGCCAGAAGGTCACCCTCGAGCTGTAG